One Piscinibacter lacus genomic window, GCGTTCGAGATCGATCGCGATCAGCGTGTCGACGCCGAAGGCGCGGGCGATCGGCAGGGTCACGCCCTCGTTGGTGGCGGTGACGATGGCCAGGCGGTCGCCCGCGGCGCGGTGCCGCTCGACCAGCGCGCGCGCCGCCGGGCGAAGGGCCGGGCCGATCACCTCGGCCATGAAGCGGGCCTGCACGGCTTCGAACTCCGCCGCCGGCCGGCTGCGCCAGCTTGCAGTGGCGAAGTCCACATAGGCATGGATGTCCAGCGTGCCGGCCTGGTAGTCGGCATAGAAGCGGTCGTTGCGGCGCTGGAAATCGGCGCCGTCGGCCCAGCCGAGCTGGATCATGAAGCCGCCGAAGGCATGGTCGGAATCCAGCGGGAGCAGGGTCAGGTCGAGGTCGAAGAGCGTCAGGTTCATCGTCGGCAGCCGGCTTGCGGCGGGGCATGCGGCGGTGCGGGGCGGCCACGGCCCCGGGGGGCAGGGCTCAATCCGGGGTCTCCGCCCAACCCCCGAGCATCGCACGCAGCAGGGGGATGGTGACCGCGCGCTGCTGTTCCAGCGCGTAGGCGTCGACCCGGTCGAGCAGGTCCATCAGGCTGCCGAGGTCGCGGG contains:
- a CDS encoding HAD family hydrolase, encoding MNLTLFDLDLTLLPLDSDHAFGGFMIQLGWADGADFQRRNDRFYADYQAGTLDIHAYVDFATASWRSRPAAEFEAVQARFMAEVIGPALRPAARALVERHRAAGDRLAIVTATNEGVTLPIARAFGVDTLIAIDLERGADGRPTGRIAGTPSFREGKVERIDAWLAAEGLRRADFERITVYSDSMNDLPMFEIATEPVATNPSPALAAHAAARGWRVLNLFDQDNDK